One Nocardioidaceae bacterium SCSIO 66511 genomic window carries:
- a CDS encoding TetR/AcrR family transcriptional regulator, which yields MDPTSRSASPSQPRGSRPKSTAPMSATAQRRRQRSDEILRATRSLFDAAGVRDAQIEDIARAVGINRAIIYRHFTGKEELFALTLVSYLDEIQSRMRAADDETQTPPERLRLICGAFLDYGEQYPAFVDCALTLLRTPGTELMNDVAEGAMFRLGRAISGALQALVDVLDAGSKSGDFQVDDAQLLANVLYTQALGGLQLARLRLVVSESSPGLPEVQSVSFDVVREYLLQAAIAMATGVPKS from the coding sequence ATGGATCCGACCTCTCGATCGGCCTCGCCGTCCCAGCCGCGCGGGTCGAGGCCCAAGTCGACGGCACCGATGAGCGCGACCGCACAACGACGCCGCCAGCGATCCGATGAGATCCTCCGAGCGACGCGCTCCCTCTTCGACGCTGCAGGCGTACGCGACGCACAGATCGAAGACATCGCACGTGCCGTCGGCATCAACCGCGCCATCATCTACCGCCACTTCACCGGCAAGGAGGAGCTGTTCGCGCTGACCCTCGTCTCCTATCTCGACGAGATCCAGTCGCGGATGCGCGCCGCCGACGACGAAACCCAGACTCCGCCCGAGCGACTACGCCTCATCTGCGGCGCATTCCTCGACTACGGCGAGCAATACCCCGCATTCGTCGACTGCGCGCTCACCCTGCTCCGCACACCCGGCACCGAGCTGATGAACGACGTCGCCGAAGGCGCCATGTTCCGGCTCGGACGCGCCATCAGCGGTGCACTACAAGCTCTCGTCGACGTACTCGACGCCGGTTCGAAGAGTGGCGACTTCCAGGTCGACGACGCACAACTGCTCGCGAACGTCCTTTACACACAGGCACTCGGCGGACTACAGCTCGCCCGGCTCCGCCTCGTCGTCAGCGAGTCCAGCCCCGGGCTCCCCGAGGTCCAGTCGGTTTCGTTCGACGTGGTACGCGAGTACCTCCTACAAGCCGCCATCGCCATGGCAACCGGCGTACCCAAGAGCTGA
- a CDS encoding acyl-CoA thioesterase II, whose translation MPESITELVGLLDLERLDEDLFRGSHPRSSEMTRVFGGQVAAQALMAACSSIPAGRSVHSLHAYFLLGGDPSVPLIYDVDRIRDGGSFSTRRVMARQHGEVIFYLTASFHKHELGYDHQDVMPVVPPVEDSIKMVDLFETLNESVAEHWRREWSALDLRYVGDNRAEDDPTRKTVPAVQRMWFRANGDLPDDPVLNACVLTYISDLSLLGTSLLPHGVMIGSPRLQPASLDHAVWFHRPVRADEWLLYDQTSPTATGARGFATANIYTQDGVLVASVAQEGLIRPIEPKA comes from the coding sequence GTGCCTGAATCGATCACCGAACTCGTCGGCCTGCTCGACCTCGAGCGGCTGGATGAGGATCTGTTCCGTGGCTCGCATCCGCGCTCGAGCGAGATGACGCGGGTCTTCGGCGGCCAGGTCGCCGCGCAGGCCCTGATGGCCGCCTGCTCGAGCATCCCGGCCGGCCGCAGCGTGCATTCGCTGCACGCGTACTTCCTGCTCGGCGGAGACCCGTCGGTTCCGCTCATCTACGACGTCGATCGCATCCGCGACGGCGGTTCGTTCAGCACCCGGCGGGTGATGGCGCGTCAGCACGGCGAGGTCATCTTCTACCTGACGGCGTCGTTCCACAAGCACGAGCTCGGGTACGACCACCAGGACGTGATGCCGGTCGTACCGCCGGTCGAGGACTCGATCAAGATGGTCGACCTCTTCGAGACGCTCAACGAGAGCGTCGCGGAGCACTGGCGACGGGAGTGGTCGGCTCTCGACCTGCGCTACGTCGGCGACAACCGCGCCGAGGACGACCCGACTCGCAAGACCGTCCCCGCCGTGCAACGCATGTGGTTCCGCGCCAACGGCGACCTTCCCGACGACCCGGTGCTCAATGCCTGCGTCTTGACCTACATCAGCGACCTGAGCCTGCTCGGTACGTCGCTCCTCCCGCACGGCGTGATGATCGGGTCACCACGGCTCCAGCCGGCGTCGCTCGACCACGCGGTCTGGTTCCACCGTCCCGTACGCGCCGACGAGTGGCTGCTGTATGACCAGACCTCGCCGACGGCCACCGGTGCGCGTGGCTTCGCGACTGCCAACATCTACACGCAGGACGGAGTCTTGGTCGCGTCGGTTGCACAGGAGGGCCTGATCCGGCCGATCGAACCGAAGGCCTGA
- a CDS encoding acetyl-CoA C-acetyltransferase, translating into MAGTQSGSASAPRRVAIIGGNRIPFARSNKTYAHASNQDMLTTAINGLAERYGLVGERVGEVVAGAVLKHSRDFNLTRESVLGSVLSADTPAYDIQQACDTGLQATVQVANKIALGKIEVGIAGGSDTTSDAPLAVNERLRKILLEANRAKSMKGRLAALAKVRPAHLAPAIPQNAEPRTGLSMGDSAALTAVEWDVTRAEQDELTVASHHRLAAAYERGFLDDLMSPYLGLERDQNLRADSSTEKLAKLKPVFGKGDAATMTAGNSTPLTDGASAVLLASEEFAKERGWEILGYLSDYETAAVDYVHGQEGLLMAPAYAMPRMLARAGRSLQDFDFYEIHEAFASQVLATLKAWEDPIFCKERLGLDAPLGPIDRDKLNVAGSSLAAGHPFAATGGRIVATLAKLLAEKGSGSGVISICAAGGQGVTAIIER; encoded by the coding sequence ATGGCTGGCACACAATCGGGTTCGGCGAGTGCACCGCGGCGGGTCGCCATCATCGGCGGCAACCGGATCCCGTTCGCGCGTTCGAACAAGACGTACGCGCATGCGTCGAACCAAGACATGCTGACGACCGCAATCAACGGTCTCGCGGAGCGGTACGGCTTGGTCGGTGAGCGGGTCGGCGAGGTCGTCGCCGGCGCGGTGCTCAAGCACAGCAGGGACTTCAACCTCACGCGTGAATCGGTGCTGGGTTCGGTCCTGTCCGCGGACACGCCTGCGTACGACATCCAGCAGGCGTGTGACACGGGGCTGCAGGCGACGGTGCAGGTGGCCAACAAGATCGCGCTCGGCAAGATCGAGGTCGGCATCGCGGGTGGCTCCGATACGACCTCGGATGCGCCGCTCGCCGTCAACGAGCGGCTGCGCAAGATCCTGCTGGAGGCGAACCGTGCCAAGTCGATGAAGGGTCGGCTGGCCGCGCTTGCGAAGGTCCGGCCCGCGCATCTCGCGCCGGCGATCCCGCAGAATGCCGAGCCGCGTACCGGCCTGTCGATGGGCGACAGTGCTGCGCTGACCGCGGTCGAGTGGGACGTCACCCGTGCGGAGCAGGACGAGCTGACCGTCGCTTCGCACCATCGGTTGGCGGCGGCGTACGAACGCGGCTTCCTCGATGACCTGATGTCTCCGTACCTCGGGTTGGAGCGTGACCAGAACCTGCGTGCCGACTCGTCGACGGAGAAGCTGGCGAAGCTGAAGCCGGTGTTCGGCAAGGGCGATGCGGCGACGATGACCGCGGGCAACTCGACGCCGCTCACTGATGGCGCGTCGGCGGTGTTGCTCGCGTCGGAGGAGTTCGCGAAGGAGCGTGGCTGGGAGATCCTCGGCTATCTGAGCGATTACGAGACGGCCGCGGTCGACTACGTGCACGGGCAGGAGGGTCTGCTCATGGCGCCTGCGTATGCGATGCCGCGGATGCTGGCGCGTGCGGGTCGTTCGCTGCAGGATTTCGACTTCTACGAGATCCACGAGGCGTTTGCTTCGCAGGTGCTCGCGACGCTCAAGGCGTGGGAGGATCCGATCTTCTGTAAGGAGCGGCTCGGCCTCGATGCCCCGCTCGGGCCGATCGATCGGGACAAGCTGAACGTCGCGGGTTCGTCGTTGGCGGCGGGTCATCCGTTCGCGGCGACGGGCGGTCGGATCGTCGCGACGTTGGCGAAGCTCCTTGCGGAGAAGGGTTCCGGCAGCGGGGTCATCTCGATTTGTGCGGCGGGTGGACAAGGAGTCACCGCGATCATCGAGCGGTGA
- a CDS encoding 3-oxoacyl-ACP reductase gives MTDRYQSLINTPVGQLIAKNIGLPNPPVLDRWRTGAPLVDGTVLLGAADGGRLVKYVGDVLATRQVTVADTAEDGKRYKGIVFDATGIKTPAQLLALQEFFAPVLRSLARCARIVVLGTPAEAADSDSEAIAQRALEGITRSLGKEVGGGSTVQLVYVVPGAEDSIASTVEFLLSPKSAYVSGQVVRIGTVAHNAPEDADPQRPLDGKVALITGASRGLGEAMARALHRDGASIVGLDVAPLASDLKGLMDELDGSSIVLDITATDAPKRIARQLDETYGGVDIVVHNAGITRDKRLRNMKPENWQSVIDVNVGAPQRITAELLAQKLIRPNGRVIGVSSIAGIAGNNGQTNYAASKAGVIGFVQELSTRVADSGITVNAVAPGFIETAMVKTIPLAIREAGRRMNSMSQGGLPIDVAETVAWYAHPGSSSVSGNVVRVCGQSLLGA, from the coding sequence ATGACTGACCGCTACCAGTCGCTGATCAACACCCCGGTCGGCCAGCTGATCGCGAAGAACATCGGCCTTCCCAACCCGCCCGTCCTGGACCGCTGGCGCACCGGCGCGCCCCTGGTGGACGGCACGGTGCTGCTCGGCGCTGCCGACGGCGGCAGACTCGTGAAGTACGTCGGCGACGTCCTCGCCACGCGACAGGTCACCGTCGCCGACACGGCCGAGGACGGCAAGCGGTACAAGGGCATCGTGTTCGACGCGACGGGCATCAAGACGCCCGCTCAGCTGCTGGCGCTCCAGGAGTTCTTCGCCCCGGTGCTGCGGAGCCTCGCCCGCTGCGCGCGCATCGTCGTCCTAGGTACGCCCGCCGAGGCGGCCGACTCCGACAGCGAGGCGATCGCCCAGCGCGCGCTCGAGGGCATCACGCGATCACTCGGCAAGGAGGTGGGCGGCGGCTCCACCGTGCAGCTGGTCTACGTAGTCCCGGGCGCCGAGGACTCCATCGCCTCGACCGTCGAGTTCTTGCTCTCCCCCAAGTCGGCGTACGTGTCGGGACAGGTCGTACGTATCGGCACCGTCGCGCACAACGCTCCAGAAGATGCCGACCCGCAGCGGCCGCTCGACGGCAAGGTGGCTCTCATCACGGGGGCGTCGCGAGGTCTGGGCGAGGCGATGGCGCGAGCCCTGCATCGCGACGGGGCCAGCATCGTCGGGCTCGACGTCGCACCGCTCGCCAGTGATCTGAAGGGACTCATGGACGAGCTCGACGGTTCGAGCATCGTCCTCGACATCACCGCGACCGACGCACCGAAGCGAATCGCACGCCAGCTCGACGAGACGTACGGCGGTGTCGACATCGTCGTACACAACGCCGGCATCACCCGCGACAAGCGCTTGCGCAACATGAAGCCGGAGAACTGGCAGTCGGTCATCGACGTCAACGTCGGCGCACCCCAACGCATCACCGCCGAGCTCCTCGCCCAGAAGCTGATCCGCCCGAACGGCCGGGTCATCGGTGTCTCGTCGATCGCCGGCATCGCGGGCAACAACGGGCAGACCAACTACGCCGCTTCGAAGGCCGGCGTCATCGGGTTCGTCCAAGAGCTGTCCACCCGGGTCGCCGACTCCGGAATCACCGTCAACGCGGTCGCACCCGGTTTCATCGAGACGGCGATGGTCAAGACCATTCCGCTCGCGATCCGCGAGGCCGGTCGCCGGATGAACTCCATGTCGCAAGGCGGCCTGCCGATCGACGTCGCCGAGACGGTCGCGTGGTACGCGCACCCCGGTTCGTCGTCGGTCAGCGGCAACGTCGTGCGCGTGTGCGGTCAGAGTCTGCTCGGTGCCTGA